The following coding sequences are from one Triticum dicoccoides isolate Atlit2015 ecotype Zavitan chromosome 4A, WEW_v2.0, whole genome shotgun sequence window:
- the LOC119289579 gene encoding uncharacterized protein LOC119289579 produces MVRWSPPPPRDVELFPFPSLGAHDPVSLSLFVACVAATVAIASTMCSACGRKPKAVSQEPAADAQASDASGSQGGAEGEEEVVTLPPELATHGPIEPPPLPKTASRRKLSVSMSMGVGKSMSMNVGKSLANIPDKMKLSKLEPRHKEKDDPEDTLWKKSIILGGKCKIPGERDAEASDPDAAADAADEMTAGAFRRSSYSRPVSRSNSFSVHQPLPEPPPMQSYTKS; encoded by the coding sequence ATGGTAAGgtggtcgccgccgccaccgcgggaCGTCGAGCTTTTCCCCTTCCCCTCTTTGGGCGCCCACGACCCCGTCTCACTGTCCCTATTCGTGGCGTGCGTCGCGGCCACCGTGGCGATCGCCTCGACCATGTGCTCGGCGTGCGGCCGCAAGCCCAAGGCGGTCAGCCAGGAGCCCGCCGCGGACGCCCAGGCCTCCGACGCCTCCGGGAGCCAGGGCGGcgcggaaggggaggaggaggtggtgacGCTGCCGCCGGAGCTGGCCACGCACGGGCCGAtcgagccgccgccgctgcccaaaACGGCGTCGCGGCGGAAGCTGTCCGTCTCCATGTCCATGGGCGTGGGCAAAAGCATGTCCATGAACGTGGGCAAGAGCCTCGCCAACATCCCGGACAAGATGAAGCTGAGCAAGCTGGAGCCGCGCCACAAGGAAAAGGACGACCCCGAGGACACGCTGTGGAAGAAGTCCATCATCCTGGGCGGGAAGTGCAAGATCCCCGGGGAGAGGGACGCCGAGGCCTCCGACCCCGACGCGGCCGCCGACGCCGCGGACGAGATGACCGCCGGCGCCTTCCGCCGGTCCAGCTACTCCCGGCCCGTGTCCCGGTCCAACTCCTTCTCCGTCCACCAGCCCCTGCCCGAGCCTCCCCCAATGCAATCCTACACTAAATCATGA